A genome region from Bradyrhizobium sp. WSM1417 includes the following:
- a CDS encoding PAS-domain containing protein, with amino-acid sequence MTSIRDNELDARREQGPKALVGLSQLALDYMEQGVCVYDAGNRIVLVNQRYLSLFNMSADIVRVGTSYRDVLAHSVALGNIPAGEVDALYAARMARIAAGQPFRTQQTLASGLVMALELKPLPGGGWMTICDDVSRLARVEAELRVQTERSQHALANMAHGLIMYDADSRVVVCNERFLKLYNLDPDIVKPGVSHCTVIEHWMSRGNLPGMSADEFHDTRLEDVRTKKAKNLLVMRYDGRMVQVVSRFLPDGGWVTVHEDVTERLQYEEMLRQQNFMLDAALENMAHGLAFYDSEMRLRVCNTTYRKIYRLSPEEAKPGTHLGELIERAMANGAFSSEYTPRQLLEAASARIADRNSSPMRRRMSNDTTISVRYCALAEGGFVATYEDITEREHAVEELSEQYRRFDAALNNMSQGLCMLDSSLRVIVCNRRYIEMYGLSPELVKPGVSMREIMEHSCELGIHPNTTAARLYADYVERLREGEHTLHRYLGDGRIIKLNHKRMEHGGWVVTYEDVTERHKAQARVAHMARHDSLTDLPNRTLFREKMGEGLNQVAIAGGAMAVLCFDLDNFKTVNDRLGHAAGDRLLRWVAAQLKENVGEHDTVARLGGDEFAVLQRGPQPQSAERLARRLVEIIGHPPPLEHQSIHVGVSVGIAIAPDHGLDADELMKCADLALYQAKAKGRGAYQLFEPEMEKEARSRHALEHDLRGALEAREFHLAFQPQVRLDTTELTGFEALLRWKHPSRGLVSPAEFIPIAEENALIVPIGEWVLRTACATAATWPDLTVAVNLSPVQFRSRGLVTMVTSALAEAGLPPHRLELELTETALLDDSEATIEILHQLRALGVRVSLDDFGVGYSSLSYLRRFPFDRIKIDRSFVGTLGESPESVAIVRTIASLGSVLGVETTAEGVETIEQLDFVRECGCTAVQGYYFGKPSPAAEVGHMIEMLSAVRRVA; translated from the coding sequence ATGACGTCGATCCGCGACAACGAGCTTGATGCACGCCGCGAGCAAGGCCCGAAGGCCCTAGTCGGGCTGAGCCAGCTTGCGCTCGACTACATGGAGCAAGGCGTCTGCGTCTACGATGCCGGCAACCGGATCGTGCTGGTCAATCAGCGCTACCTCAGCCTGTTCAACATGTCGGCCGACATCGTGCGGGTCGGCACGAGCTACCGCGACGTGCTCGCCCACAGCGTGGCCCTCGGCAACATCCCTGCAGGGGAAGTCGACGCACTCTATGCCGCGCGCATGGCACGGATCGCAGCCGGCCAGCCGTTCCGGACTCAACAGACGCTTGCAAGCGGCCTCGTCATGGCGCTCGAACTGAAGCCCCTCCCCGGCGGCGGCTGGATGACGATCTGCGACGACGTCAGCCGCCTCGCCCGGGTCGAGGCGGAGCTGCGCGTGCAGACCGAGCGCAGCCAGCACGCGCTCGCCAACATGGCGCACGGGCTGATCATGTACGATGCCGACAGCCGCGTCGTCGTCTGCAACGAACGTTTCCTGAAGCTCTACAATCTCGACCCGGACATCGTGAAGCCGGGCGTCTCGCATTGTACGGTCATCGAGCATTGGATGTCGCGCGGTAACCTGCCGGGGATGTCGGCCGACGAATTCCACGACACCAGGCTGGAGGACGTGCGCACCAAGAAGGCGAAAAACCTGCTGGTGATGCGCTATGACGGACGGATGGTGCAGGTGGTTTCCCGTTTTCTGCCCGACGGCGGCTGGGTGACCGTGCACGAAGACGTCACCGAGCGGCTGCAATACGAGGAGATGCTGAGGCAGCAGAACTTCATGCTCGATGCGGCGCTGGAGAACATGGCGCACGGACTCGCCTTCTACGACAGCGAGATGCGCCTGCGCGTCTGCAACACCACCTACCGGAAGATCTATCGGCTCTCGCCGGAGGAAGCCAAGCCGGGCACGCATCTCGGCGAACTGATCGAACGCGCGATGGCAAACGGCGCGTTCTCGTCCGAGTATACTCCGCGACAACTCCTGGAAGCCGCCAGCGCGAGGATCGCCGACCGCAACTCCTCGCCGATGCGCCGGCGGATGTCGAACGACACCACGATCTCGGTGCGCTATTGCGCCCTGGCCGAGGGTGGTTTTGTGGCCACCTACGAGGACATCACCGAGCGCGAGCACGCAGTCGAGGAGCTGAGCGAGCAGTATCGGCGCTTCGACGCGGCCCTGAACAACATGAGTCAGGGCCTGTGTATGCTCGATTCGAGCTTGCGCGTCATCGTCTGCAATCGGCGCTACATCGAGATGTACGGATTGTCACCCGAATTGGTGAAGCCGGGGGTGTCGATGCGCGAGATCATGGAGCACAGCTGCGAGCTCGGCATCCATCCAAACACCACCGCCGCGCGGCTCTATGCCGACTATGTCGAGAGGCTGCGCGAGGGCGAGCACACACTGCACCGCTATTTGGGCGACGGCCGCATCATCAAGCTCAATCACAAGCGAATGGAGCATGGCGGCTGGGTCGTCACCTATGAGGATGTCACCGAACGCCACAAAGCCCAGGCCCGCGTGGCGCACATGGCGCGGCACGATTCACTCACCGACCTGCCCAATCGCACTCTGTTCCGCGAGAAGATGGGCGAGGGACTGAACCAGGTCGCGATCGCCGGCGGCGCGATGGCCGTGCTGTGCTTCGACCTCGACAATTTCAAGACCGTCAACGATCGCCTCGGCCACGCGGCCGGCGACCGGCTGTTGCGCTGGGTCGCGGCGCAGCTGAAGGAGAATGTCGGCGAGCACGACACCGTCGCGCGGCTCGGTGGCGACGAGTTCGCGGTTCTCCAGCGCGGGCCGCAGCCGCAATCGGCGGAAAGGCTCGCGCGCCGCCTGGTGGAGATCATCGGTCACCCGCCTCCTTTGGAGCACCAGTCGATCCATGTCGGCGTCTCCGTCGGCATCGCAATCGCGCCCGATCATGGGCTCGACGCCGACGAGCTGATGAAATGCGCCGACCTCGCGCTGTACCAGGCCAAGGCCAAGGGGCGCGGCGCCTATCAGCTGTTCGAGCCCGAAATGGAGAAAGAGGCTCGCAGCCGGCACGCGCTCGAGCACGATCTGCGCGGCGCGCTGGAGGCCCGTGAATTCCACCTGGCATTCCAGCCGCAGGTGCGGCTCGACACCACCGAACTTACCGGCTTCGAGGCGCTGCTGCGCTGGAAGCATCCGTCGCGCGGCCTCGTCTCACCGGCCGAATTCATTCCGATCGCGGAAGAGAACGCGCTGATCGTTCCGATCGGAGAATGGGTGCTGCGCACGGCCTGTGCGACCGCCGCGACCTGGCCCGATCTCACCGTTGCGGTGAACCTGTCGCCGGTGCAATTCCGCTCGCGCGGGCTGGTGACGATGGTGACGAGCGCGCTTGCGGAGGCCGGCCTGCCGCCGCATCGGCTCGAGCTAGAGCTCACCGAGACGGCGCTGCTCGACGACAGCGAGGCGACGATCGAGATCCTGCACCAGCTGCGCGCGTTGGGCGTGCGCGTCAGCCTCGACGATTTCGGCGTCGGCTATTCTTCGCTGAGCTATTTGCGCAGATTTCCGTTCGATCGCATCAAGATCGACCGCTCCTTCGTCGGCACGCTCGGCGAAAGCCCGGAGAGTGTGGCGATCGTCCGCACCATCGCCAGCCTCGGCTCGGTGCTCGGCGTCGAGACCACAGCGGAAGGCGTGGAGACGATTGAACAACTCGACTTCGTCCGCGAATGCGGCTGCACCGCCGTGCAGGGATATTATTTCGGCAAGCCCTCCCCGGCCGCAGAGGTCGGACACATGATCGAGATGCTGAGCGCAGTACGCCGCGTGGCGTAA
- a CDS encoding tripartite tricarboxylate transporter substrate binding protein: MSRFGLKTIAFAAMHTVASALLATAANAQDYPTKPVTLIVPWPAGGSTDISMRAIADSASKVLGQPIVIDNKAGGGGTVGPATMAAAAKPDGYTISQLPITVFRLPLMQEVSWDPAKDFTYIVHLTGYTFGVTTSAESQFKSWKDVVEFAKANPGKVTYATPGTGTSLHIGMEQIAAMSGIKLTQVPFKGGAETNAAVLGQHTMLQADSTGWRPLVDAGKLKLLMVWTGARSPNYPDVPTLKELGYPMVYDSPFGIAGPKGMDPKIVAKLHDAFKKAVEDPAVIATLAKYDMVPSYKNTEDYKKFVVEVTESERKVIDTLGLAKK; encoded by the coding sequence ATGTCGCGATTCGGGCTGAAGACAATCGCCTTTGCCGCCATGCATACCGTCGCGAGCGCGTTGCTCGCAACCGCGGCCAATGCGCAGGACTATCCCACCAAGCCGGTGACGCTGATCGTGCCGTGGCCGGCCGGCGGGTCGACCGACATCTCGATGCGCGCGATCGCCGACAGCGCCTCCAAAGTCCTGGGGCAACCGATCGTGATCGACAACAAGGCCGGCGGCGGCGGCACTGTTGGACCTGCCACCATGGCCGCGGCTGCGAAGCCGGACGGCTACACCATCTCACAGCTTCCGATCACCGTCTTCCGCCTGCCCTTGATGCAGGAGGTGTCCTGGGATCCGGCGAAGGACTTCACCTATATCGTTCACCTCACCGGCTACACCTTCGGCGTAACCACCAGCGCGGAGTCGCAGTTCAAGTCCTGGAAGGACGTGGTCGAGTTCGCGAAGGCAAATCCCGGCAAGGTGACTTACGCGACGCCGGGCACCGGCACCTCGCTTCATATCGGCATGGAGCAGATCGCCGCGATGTCCGGCATCAAGCTCACACAGGTGCCGTTCAAGGGCGGGGCGGAAACCAACGCCGCGGTACTCGGCCAGCACACCATGCTGCAAGCCGACTCCACCGGTTGGCGGCCCTTGGTCGATGCTGGCAAGCTGAAGCTTCTCATGGTGTGGACCGGCGCGCGATCGCCGAATTATCCTGACGTGCCAACGCTGAAGGAACTCGGCTATCCCATGGTCTATGATTCCCCGTTCGGCATCGCCGGCCCCAAGGGCATGGATCCCAAGATCGTCGCCAAGCTGCACGACGCCTTCAAGAAGGCGGTCGAGGACCCCGCGGTGATCGCCACGCTCGCCAAATACGATATGGTGCCGAGCTACAAGAATACCGAGGACTACAAGAAGTTCGTCGTCGAGGTCACGGAGTCAGAGCGCAAGGTGATCGACACGCTCGGGCTTGCGAAGAAGTAG
- a CDS encoding tripartite tricarboxylate transporter TctB family protein — translation MNDQTTVKLRLNNSELWGGLIGLALGGFVIWQGVKLKLGTINDPGSGYVLFYTGILMCVFAASIIISAITEGGPTLASRWQSVSWSKPLLVIVCLTAFSFALEPLGFLLSSIPLMLLLLRLIDPVRWTLAIPIAALVPLGMWWVLKRLLLIQLPSGLFGIG, via the coding sequence ATGAACGACCAAACCACCGTCAAACTCCGTCTCAACAACTCCGAACTCTGGGGCGGCTTGATCGGGCTCGCGCTCGGCGGCTTCGTGATCTGGCAGGGCGTGAAGCTCAAGCTTGGCACCATCAACGACCCCGGCTCCGGCTACGTGCTGTTCTACACGGGCATCCTGATGTGCGTGTTTGCGGCCAGCATTATCATCTCGGCCATCACCGAGGGCGGGCCGACGCTAGCTTCGCGCTGGCAGAGCGTGAGCTGGAGCAAGCCGCTTCTCGTCATCGTCTGCCTCACCGCGTTCTCATTTGCCCTCGAGCCGCTGGGATTCCTGCTGTCGTCGATTCCGCTCATGTTGCTTTTGCTGCGCTTGATCGATCCCGTGCGTTGGACGCTGGCCATCCCGATCGCCGCGCTGGTGCCGCTCGGAATGTGGTGGGTACTCAAGCGGTTGCTGCTGATCCAGCTACCCTCGGGCCTGTTCGGGATCGGTTGA
- a CDS encoding tripartite tricarboxylate transporter permease, translated as MDTLVNVAHGFGVALLPINLLYCFIGVFIGTLVGVLPGIGPISAMSLLLPVTLSGTPESGIIMMAGIYYGSMYGGSTTSILVNIPGEAASVVTCIDGHQMAKQGRAGPALGISAFGSFIAGTFSLVALMLVAPRLANIAIAFGPAEYFSLMVLGLIVLTFLTQGSMPKALLMACIGVVLGLIGLDSITAQPRLTFGRMELIDGIGLVPVVMGLFGVAEVLLNTEQAIKRDIINAKITQLLPNKADWQASAGPVARGTLLGFLLGILPGGGAVVASFASYALEKRLSKTPERFGHGAIEGVAGPESANNAAAGGAFIPLMTLGIPPNVVMALLLGAFVIHGLQPGPLLITQNPGLFWGIIASMYIGNVMLLILNLPLIGMWVQLLKLPYNILFPLIILFTILGVYCSSNNVFDVYVMIAFGIIGYFMRKLGFEPAPLVLAFVLGPMMENNLRKSLILSQGDLWTFVQRPISAACLALALVLLIAPLLPALRKKRELVALDEGA; from the coding sequence ATGGATACGCTCGTCAACGTCGCTCATGGGTTTGGCGTCGCGCTCCTGCCGATCAACCTGCTCTATTGCTTCATCGGCGTCTTCATCGGTACGCTGGTCGGCGTGCTGCCAGGCATCGGGCCGATCTCGGCGATGTCTCTGTTGCTTCCAGTGACACTGTCAGGAACGCCGGAATCCGGCATCATCATGATGGCGGGGATCTATTACGGCTCGATGTATGGCGGCTCGACCACCTCGATCCTGGTCAATATCCCGGGCGAGGCGGCTTCCGTCGTGACCTGTATCGACGGCCACCAGATGGCGAAGCAGGGCCGTGCCGGCCCTGCGCTGGGCATCTCCGCCTTCGGCTCCTTCATCGCCGGCACATTTTCGCTCGTTGCGCTGATGCTGGTGGCGCCTCGGCTCGCCAACATCGCCATCGCGTTTGGCCCTGCCGAATATTTTAGCCTGATGGTGCTCGGCCTCATCGTGCTCACGTTCCTCACACAGGGATCAATGCCGAAGGCGCTCCTGATGGCGTGTATCGGCGTCGTGCTCGGACTGATCGGGCTCGACAGCATCACGGCGCAGCCGCGGCTGACGTTCGGCCGCATGGAGCTGATCGACGGCATCGGACTCGTGCCCGTCGTGATGGGCCTGTTCGGCGTCGCCGAGGTGCTGCTCAATACCGAGCAGGCGATCAAACGCGATATCATCAACGCCAAGATCACGCAGCTGTTGCCCAACAAGGCCGATTGGCAAGCGAGCGCCGGCCCGGTGGCGCGCGGCACGTTACTCGGCTTCCTGCTCGGCATCCTCCCGGGCGGCGGCGCGGTGGTGGCCTCGTTCGCGTCCTATGCCCTGGAGAAGCGGCTGTCGAAAACACCGGAGCGTTTCGGCCATGGCGCGATCGAGGGCGTAGCGGGTCCCGAATCCGCCAACAACGCGGCGGCCGGAGGCGCTTTCATTCCGCTGATGACCTTGGGCATCCCTCCGAACGTGGTGATGGCGCTGCTGCTCGGCGCCTTCGTCATCCACGGCCTGCAACCGGGGCCGCTGCTGATCACGCAAAACCCCGGCCTGTTCTGGGGCATCATCGCCAGCATGTATATCGGCAACGTGATGCTGCTGATCCTCAATTTGCCGCTGATCGGCATGTGGGTGCAGCTGCTCAAGCTGCCCTACAACATCCTGTTCCCGCTGATCATCCTGTTCACGATCCTGGGGGTCTATTGCTCGAGCAACAATGTGTTCGACGTCTATGTGATGATCGCGTTCGGGATCATCGGCTATTTCATGCGCAAGCTCGGCTTCGAACCCGCGCCGCTGGTGCTGGCATTCGTGCTGGGACCGATGATGGAGAACAATTTGCGCAAGTCGCTGATCCTGTCGCAGGGCGACCTCTGGACCTTCGTGCAGCGGCCGATCTCGGCAGCGTGTCTTGCGCTCGCGCTGGTGCTGCTGATAGCGCCGCTATTGCCCGCGTTGCGCAAGAAGCGCGAGCTCGTGGCGCTGGATGAGGGGGCGTGA
- a CDS encoding bifunctional diguanylate cyclase/phosphodiesterase — MTPALPQASDILAALGQAVFAWDIASDAIVWGEQVIAIFPGIPAERMATGAEFARLIEPAQSLRTAALAQTSAVHGADGTPYRVEYGVRMSAADPVVWIEETGRWFAGPDGRPVRAIGSVRINNERHARDEELTKLARLDPLTGELNRSHLIAALAEAIEETTRFRSTAAFMLVGIDHLARVNDAFGFDVADAVILDVATRIRARLRGGDVLGRFSGNKFGLILKNCTVDDMNVAAERFLAGIRDEVVPTKSGPVSVTASIGAVSVPRYARNTDEAVNRAHETLDTAKQRRVGSFAAWRPDAARDAQRRVNIRVTDEIVTALNERRIKLAYEPVVAALSRECAFHECLVRMDQGDGQVLLAPDIVPVAERLGLIRLVDHRVLELVVAELAAAPDICLSLNISPDTTMDPDWWAGIESLMRAHPGVAERLIVEITETVAIQDIDDVRGFVTRLKNFGSRIAIDDFGAGYTSFRNLRKLGVDIVKIDGAFVQNITRSADDRAFVQTLIDLARRLDIKTVAEWVQDEEAANMLRDWGCDYIQGRLIGLASADRPWGAPPDSALPAAS, encoded by the coding sequence TTGACCCCCGCATTGCCGCAAGCCTCCGACATCCTGGCCGCCCTTGGCCAGGCCGTGTTCGCCTGGGACATCGCCAGCGATGCCATCGTCTGGGGTGAGCAGGTCATCGCCATCTTCCCCGGGATTCCCGCCGAACGGATGGCCACCGGCGCGGAATTCGCCAGGCTGATCGAGCCCGCGCAATCGCTGCGGACCGCCGCGCTGGCGCAGACCTCAGCCGTGCATGGCGCCGACGGCACGCCCTACCGGGTCGAGTACGGCGTGCGCATGAGCGCCGCCGATCCCGTGGTCTGGATCGAGGAGACCGGCCGCTGGTTCGCCGGCCCCGACGGCCGTCCGGTGCGTGCGATCGGATCCGTCCGCATCAACAATGAACGCCATGCCCGCGACGAGGAACTGACGAAGCTGGCCCGGCTCGATCCGCTGACCGGCGAGCTCAATCGCTCGCATCTGATCGCCGCGCTGGCCGAAGCCATCGAGGAGACGACCCGTTTTCGCTCGACCGCAGCCTTCATGCTGGTCGGCATAGATCATCTCGCGCGTGTCAACGACGCCTTCGGCTTCGACGTCGCCGACGCCGTGATCCTCGACGTCGCCACGCGCATTCGCGCGCGCTTGCGCGGCGGCGACGTGCTCGGCCGCTTCTCCGGCAACAAGTTCGGCCTGATCCTGAAGAACTGCACCGTCGACGACATGAACGTCGCCGCCGAGCGCTTCCTCGCCGGCATCCGCGACGAGGTCGTGCCGACCAAATCCGGCCCGGTATCGGTTACCGCCTCGATCGGCGCGGTCAGCGTGCCGCGCTATGCCCGCAACACCGATGAAGCCGTCAATCGCGCCCACGAGACCCTGGACACCGCCAAACAACGCCGCGTCGGCTCGTTCGCAGCCTGGCGCCCGGATGCCGCGCGCGACGCCCAACGCCGCGTCAACATCCGCGTCACCGACGAGATCGTCACCGCACTGAACGAGCGCCGCATCAAGCTTGCCTATGAGCCGGTGGTTGCTGCCCTCTCGCGCGAGTGCGCCTTTCACGAATGCCTGGTGCGGATGGACCAGGGCGACGGCCAGGTGCTGCTCGCGCCCGACATCGTGCCGGTCGCGGAACGGCTCGGGCTGATCCGCTTGGTCGATCACCGCGTGCTCGAGCTCGTGGTCGCCGAGCTCGCGGCCGCGCCCGACATCTGCCTCAGCCTCAACATTTCGCCGGACACCACCATGGATCCGGATTGGTGGGCGGGAATCGAATCTCTGATGCGCGCCCATCCGGGTGTCGCCGAGCGGCTGATCGTAGAGATCACCGAAACCGTCGCGATCCAGGACATCGACGATGTGCGCGGCTTCGTCACCCGGCTGAAGAATTTCGGCAGTCGCATCGCCATCGACGATTTCGGCGCCGGCTACACCTCGTTCCGCAATCTGCGCAAGCTCGGCGTGGATATCGTGAAGATCGACGGCGCCTTCGTGCAGAACATCACTCGTTCCGCCGACGACCGCGCCTTCGTGCAGACCCTGATCGACCTCGCCCGCCGCCTCGACATCAAGACGGTGGCCGAATGGGTCCAGGACGAAGAAGCCGCGAACATGCTGCGCGACTGGGGCTGCGACTACATCCAGGGCCGCCTGATCGGGCTCGCCTCAGCCGACCGCCCCTGGGGAGCGCCGCCGGACAGCGCACTGCCCGCGGCAAGCTGA
- the rpmF gene encoding 50S ribosomal protein L32 encodes MAVPRRKTSPSRRGMRRSADAIKKPAYVEDKDSGELRRPHHLDLKTGMYKGRQVLKKKES; translated from the coding sequence ATGGCCGTTCCGAGAAGAAAAACCTCGCCGTCGCGCCGTGGCATGCGCCGCTCGGCTGACGCCATCAAGAAGCCGGCCTATGTGGAAGACAAGGATTCCGGCGAGCTCCGTCGTCCGCATCATCTCGACCTCAAGACCGGCATGTACAAGGGCCGTCAGGTCCTGAAGAAGAAAGAGTCCTGA
- the mtgA gene encoding monofunctional biosynthetic peptidoglycan transglycosylase: protein MRVVKILLLVLAVAALAPYVIAPFYRTGHPVSTLMIWRSLRGAPMQRDWIDLAAMSPSLPRSVVAAEDAHFCKHHGIDWGALREAVDDAREDGTPFRGASTITQQVAKNLFLWQGRDFVRKALEFPLALWIDLVLPKTRILEIYLNIAELGPQGQFGAEAASAYAFGKSAANLSPREAALLASILPNPVKRSARTPGPGVRRLAGTYVARAQASSLSTCWRENR from the coding sequence TTGCGCGTCGTCAAAATCCTTCTCCTGGTGCTCGCGGTCGCGGCTCTCGCGCCCTATGTCATCGCGCCGTTCTACCGCACCGGCCATCCCGTTTCGACGCTGATGATTTGGCGCTCGCTTCGGGGGGCGCCGATGCAGCGGGATTGGATCGATCTGGCGGCGATGTCGCCCTCGCTGCCACGCTCGGTGGTGGCGGCTGAGGACGCCCATTTCTGCAAGCATCACGGCATCGATTGGGGGGCGCTGCGTGAGGCGGTCGACGATGCCCGGGAGGACGGCACCCCGTTCCGGGGCGCCTCCACCATTACCCAGCAGGTGGCGAAAAACCTGTTTCTCTGGCAGGGGCGGGACTTCGTCCGCAAGGCGCTGGAATTCCCGTTGGCGCTGTGGATCGATCTCGTCCTGCCCAAGACACGGATTCTGGAAATCTACCTCAACATCGCCGAGCTCGGCCCGCAGGGCCAATTTGGGGCCGAGGCGGCCAGCGCCTATGCTTTCGGCAAGTCGGCAGCTAACCTCTCCCCCCGGGAGGCGGCGCTTCTGGCCTCGATCCTGCCGAATCCGGTCAAGCGCAGCGCCAGAACGCCGGGACCGGGCGTCCGGCGACTGGCCGGGACCTATGTGGCGAGGGCGCAGGCCAGCTCGCTTTCAACCTGCTGGCGGGAGAATCGCTGA
- a CDS encoding polyprenyl synthetase family protein has protein sequence MTGTSPSDFAKRLDKTADDTEALLGRLLSDDILPDEIARPKRLMDAMRYSSLNGGKRLRPFLVVESAAVFGVPREAALLAGAALECIHCYSLIHDDLPAMDNSDLRRGRPTLHKKTDDATAILAGDGLLTLAFDIITRDEIHRDANVRLLLTRALARCAGIGGMVGGQILDLAGEGRFGGNEPIDVARIQQMKTGALLRYGCIAGAILGQASQKEYQALDDYGRALGEAFQIADDLLDVEGDAAALGKPAGADAALGKTTFVTQLGIEGAKQRVRDLLARADSAVSIFGERAAVLQAAARFVAERKN, from the coding sequence ATGACCGGCACGTCCCCGTCCGATTTCGCCAAACGTCTGGACAAGACCGCTGATGACACCGAAGCCCTGCTCGGGCGCCTGCTGTCGGACGACATTCTGCCCGATGAGATCGCCCGGCCCAAGCGACTGATGGACGCAATGCGCTATTCGAGCCTCAACGGCGGCAAGCGCCTGCGGCCGTTCCTGGTGGTCGAGAGCGCGGCCGTGTTCGGCGTGCCGCGCGAAGCCGCGCTGCTCGCCGGTGCGGCGCTCGAATGCATCCACTGCTATTCGCTGATCCATGACGATCTGCCGGCGATGGACAATTCGGACCTGCGTCGCGGCCGTCCGACCCTGCACAAGAAGACCGACGACGCGACCGCGATCCTCGCCGGCGACGGCCTCCTGACGCTCGCCTTCGACATCATCACCCGCGACGAGATCCATCGCGACGCCAATGTGCGGCTTTTGCTGACCCGCGCGCTGGCGCGCTGCGCCGGCATCGGCGGCATGGTCGGCGGTCAGATCCTCGATCTCGCCGGCGAAGGGCGCTTTGGCGGCAACGAACCGATCGACGTCGCCCGTATTCAGCAGATGAAGACCGGCGCGCTGCTGCGCTACGGCTGCATCGCCGGCGCGATCCTCGGCCAGGCCTCGCAAAAGGAATATCAGGCGCTCGACGATTACGGTCGCGCGCTCGGCGAAGCCTTCCAGATCGCCGACGATCTGCTCGACGTCGAAGGAGATGCCGCCGCGCTCGGCAAGCCTGCCGGCGCCGATGCAGCGCTCGGCAAGACCACCTTCGTCACCCAGCTCGGAATTGAAGGCGCCAAGCAGCGCGTCCGCGACCTGCTCGCGCGGGCTGACAGTGCCGTGTCGATCTTCGGCGAACGGGCCGCCGTGTTGCAAGCGGCTGCGCGGTTCGTCGCCGAACGCAAGAACTAG
- a CDS encoding DUF1345 domain-containing protein, with amino-acid sequence MTGGTKEDPALARFRKMSRPMRLIYARPRTFISLGVGILVCLLLPGSPRLTTRLVLGWDALIAVYLVLVYAMMLCNDHQHIRRAAAMQDDGRFVILLVTAIGAFASIAAIVAELGVHRGAAELTIAITTIALSWAAVHTTFALHYAHDYYRHPTPGGLEFPSRDKEDHADYWDFVYFSFVIGMTAQVSDVGISDKTIRRTATAHGIISFIYNTALLALTVNIAASAIST; translated from the coding sequence ATGACGGGCGGCACCAAAGAGGATCCCGCCCTCGCCCGCTTTCGCAAGATGTCGCGGCCGATGCGGCTGATTTATGCGCGGCCGCGGACGTTCATCTCCCTTGGTGTCGGTATCCTCGTCTGCCTGCTTTTGCCGGGCTCACCCCGGCTGACGACGCGGCTTGTGCTCGGCTGGGATGCGCTGATCGCGGTCTATCTCGTGCTGGTCTACGCGATGATGCTGTGCAACGACCACCAGCACATCCGCCGCGCCGCTGCGATGCAGGACGACGGCCGCTTCGTGATTCTGCTGGTGACGGCGATCGGCGCATTTGCGAGCATCGCAGCCATTGTCGCCGAGCTCGGCGTCCACCGCGGCGCCGCGGAGCTGACCATCGCGATCACGACCATCGCACTATCCTGGGCCGCGGTGCACACGACTTTCGCTCTGCATTACGCGCATGATTATTATCGGCACCCAACGCCAGGTGGCCTCGAGTTTCCCAGTCGCGACAAGGAGGACCACGCCGATTATTGGGACTTCGTCTACTTCTCGTTCGTGATCGGCATGACCGCGCAGGTCTCCGACGTCGGCATATCCGACAAGACCATCCGCCGCACCGCCACCGCGCACGGCATTATCTCATTCATCTACAACACGGCCTTGCTGGCGCTGACGGTCAACATCGCGGCGAGCGCGATCTCGACGTAG